The following DNA comes from Cucumis sativus cultivar 9930 chromosome 7, Cucumber_9930_V3, whole genome shotgun sequence.
gATGCTGTTTTTGATTGAGAACctaatatttgaagaaattgtgaaaaatAGTTGAGGTTTTACCTTATAAAACAAAGTAGCACACTCTTTGAAGAGTCTTTCAAATTGActtaatatttaagaaaaaaaagattatgcATAGAAAAGCATCATAAATgagaaaaggttaaaaaatatttatgaaggTATGCAGAGTGATGGATTGAGTTTGTATCGTTCCCATTACAGTAAATTTTAGTGTATTTTTTGTAAGTGTTATCATAGATTGCATTATTACATACCAATATagtatacatattttaaataaaagagtcgaaccaaaatataaatttgtccTGTCACCATTCTCTTCCAACGTGAAGATAAGAAAccttttgtttactttttgtACGATCACAGGTCACAGCAATGGCTTCTTCCTCCCCTGAACTTCCTCTCAAACCCATTCCCGGTGGCTATGGCTTCCCCTTCCTCGGTCCCATCAAAGACCGTTACGATTACTTCTATTTCCAAGGTAGAGACGAATTCTTCCGTTCCCGAATTACCAAATACAACTCCACCGTCTTCCACGCCAACATGCCACCGGGCCCCTTCATCTCCTCCGATTCCAGAGTCGTTGTCCTCCTCGATGCCCTCAGTTTTCCCATCCTCTTCGACACCACCAAAGTCGAGAAACGCAACATTCTCGACGGAACTTACATGCCCTCCTTGTCCTTCACCGGCGGCATTCGCACCTGTGCTTATTTGGACCCATCGGAAACAGAGCACACTGTTCTCAAACGCCTCTTTCTCTCCTTTCTCGCTTCTCGCCATGACAGGTTCATCCCTCTGTTTCGAAGCTCCTTGTCTGAGATGTTTGTTAAGCTTGAAGATAAACTCGCCGACAAAAATAAGATCGCTGATTTCAACTCGATTAGTGATGCCATGTCGTTTGATTATGTTTTCCGTTTATTCTCCGATGGAACCCCTGATTCGACATTAGCTGCTGATGGACCTGGAATGTTCGATTTATGGCTTGGGCTTCAACTTGCCCCATTGGCTTCCATTGGCCTTCCCAAaattttctctgtttttgaAGATCTCATTATTCACACCATTCCCCTGCCTTTCTTCCCAGTCAAGAGTCGTTACAGGTAGAGCGAGATTCAGAAACTTCTTTTAGATCCTGAAatgtttgtgaattttttaatttcatttgt
Coding sequences within:
- the HPL gene encoding allene oxide synthase, chloroplastic-like isoform X1, encoding MASSSPELPLKPIPGGYGFPFLGPIKDRYDYFYFQGRDEFFRSRITKYNSTVFHANMPPGPFISSDSRVVVLLDALSFPILFDTTKVEKRNILDGTYMPSLSFTGGIRTCAYLDPSETEHTVLKRLFLSFLASRHDRFIPLFRSSLSEMFVKLEDKLADKNKIADFNSISDAMSFDYVFRLFSDGTPDSTLAADGPGMFDLWLGLQLAPLASIGLPKIFSVFEDLIIHTIPLPFFPVKSRYRKLYKAFYSSSGSFLDEAEKQGIDREKACHNLVFLAGFNAYGGMKVLFPTILKWVGTGGEDLHRKLAEEVRTTVKEEGGLTFSALEKMSLLKSVVYEALRIEPPVPFQYGKAKEDIVIQSHDSCFKIKKGETIFGYQPFATKDPKIFKDSEKFVGDRFVGEEGEKLLKYVYWSNERETVEPTAENKQCPGKNLVVMMGRIIVVEFFLRYDTFTVDVADLALGPAVKFKSLTRATASV